In Silene latifolia isolate original U9 population chromosome X, ASM4854445v1, whole genome shotgun sequence, the following proteins share a genomic window:
- the LOC141618457 gene encoding ADP-ribosylation factor-like protein 2, producing MGLLSIIRKIKRKEKEMRILMVGLDNSGKTTIVLKINGEDTSVISPTLGFNIKTISYQKYTLNIWDVGGQKTIRAYWRNYFEQTDGLIWVVDSSDLRRLDDCRNELHNLLKEERLSGASLLVFANKQDIQGALSPAEIVKVLNLDAMDKTRHWKIEGCSAYTGEGLLEGFDWLVQDIASRIYMLD from the exons ATGGGGTTACTGAGCATAATCcgtaaaatcaaaagaaaagagaaagaaaTGCGAATTCTCATGGT GGGGCTGGACAATTCAGGGAAGACAACCATAGTTCTGAAAATCAATGGAGAGGATACTAGTGTTATCAGTCCTACCTTGGGTTTTAATATTAAGACCATTTCCTACCAAAA GTATACGCTCAATATATGGGACGTAGGTGGTCAAAAAACAATTAGAGCCTACTGGAGGAACTACTTCGAACAGACTGATGGTTTGATTTGGGTAGTTGATAGTTCGGATCTTCGTCGATTAGATGATTGCAGGAATGAACTGCATAATCTGCTGAAAGAGGAG AGGCTATCAGGAGCATCCTTGTTGGTTTTTGCAAATAAGCAGGATATACAAGGCGCACTTTCACCGGCTGAAATTGTCAAA GTGCTGAACTTGGATGCCATGGACAAAACCCGGCACTGGAAAATAGAAGGGTGCAGTGCTTACACTGGAGAAGGATTGCTTGAAGGATTTGACTGGCTAGTTCAGGACATTGCCTCGAGAATTTATATGCTTGACTGA